The Ranitomeya variabilis isolate aRanVar5 chromosome 7, aRanVar5.hap1, whole genome shotgun sequence genome includes a window with the following:
- the LOC143784879 gene encoding histone H1.01-like, producing the protein MAETAPAAAPPPAEPAAKSKKQPKKSAAKKSHKLSGPSVSELIVKAVSASKERSGVSLAALKKALSAGGYDVEKNNSRLKLAVKSLVTKGALLQVKGSGASGSFKLNKKQETKEKVAKKKSAAAAKPKKPAAAKKAAKSPKKLKKAPTAAKKSPKKAKKPAAAAKKAAKSPKKPKAAPKPKKATKSPAKKAAKPKAAKSPAKKAAKAKKPAAKK; encoded by the coding sequence gcaGAACCGGCcgccaaatccaagaagcagccgaagAAATCCGCCGCCAAGAAAAGCCATAAACTCTCCGGCCCCAGCGTCTCCGAGCTGATCGTGAAAGCCGTGTCCGCCTCCAAGGAGCGCAGCGGGGTGTCTCTGGCCGCCCTGAAGAAGGCTCTGTCTGCCGGAGGATACGATGTAGAGAAGAACAACAGCCGCCTGAAGCTGGCCGTCAAGTCTCTGGTCACCAAGGGCGCCCTCCTCCAGGTGAAGGGCAGCGGCGCCTCCGGGTCCTTCAAGCTGAACAAGAAACAGGAGACGAAGGAGAAAGTGGCCAAGAAGAAGTCAGCAGCTGCGGCCAAGCCCAAGAAACCCGCTGCTGCCAAGAAAGCCGCCAAATCTCCGAAGAAGCTAAAGAAGGCTCCGACCGCGGCCAAGAAGAGCCCGAAAAAGGCCAAGAAGCCCGCAGCAGCTGCCAAGAAAGCGgccaagagccccaagaagccgaaaGCCGCTCCTAAGCCCAAGAAGGCGACGaagagtccggctaagaaggcggccaaacccaaagctgccaagagtccggctaagaaggcTGCGAAAGCCAAGAAGCCCGCGGCTAAGAAATAA